In one Moritella sp. 5 genomic region, the following are encoded:
- a CDS encoding periplasmic nitrate reductase, NapE protein yields the protein MKQQASNVEVKKVEKKAEWKLFVFLTVFLFPILATVSVFGYGFVIWMSHILFGLPTH from the coding sequence ATGAAACAACAAGCAAGCAATGTAGAGGTCAAGAAAGTCGAGAAGAAGGCCGAATGGAAGTTATTTGTCTTCTTAACGGTGTTCTTATTTCCAATCCTCGCTACCGTTAGTGTATTTGGTTATGGGTTTGTCATTTGGATGAGTCATATCCTTTTTGGCCTAC
- the msrQ gene encoding protein-methionine-sulfoxide reductase heme-binding subunit MsrQ gives MPVLTYKRMPYLKAYIHVLAIMPLVYLGLAINADALGGDPVQAVIHFLGKGALNLLLATLAISPLAKRYKEGLLISTRRLVGLYCFFYAMLHLVAFAWLDLGWDLGLFFQELVKRPYIWLGMIAFIILLLLALTSPMCVRRKMQRNWQKLHNFIYLAAVLTPVHYYLSVKSGWIEPIIYAFLVILLLSSRRK, from the coding sequence ATGCCAGTGCTAACCTATAAACGTATGCCGTATCTAAAGGCTTATATTCATGTACTGGCCATTATGCCATTAGTATATCTCGGGTTAGCAATTAATGCTGATGCATTGGGTGGTGATCCAGTGCAAGCTGTGATCCATTTTTTGGGTAAAGGCGCATTAAATTTATTACTCGCCACCTTAGCTATTTCACCTTTGGCAAAGCGTTACAAAGAAGGGTTGTTGATCTCAACCCGTCGTCTGGTCGGTTTATACTGTTTCTTTTATGCAATGCTACATTTAGTTGCTTTTGCTTGGCTCGATTTAGGCTGGGATCTCGGTTTATTCTTCCAAGAATTGGTAAAACGCCCGTATATCTGGCTAGGCATGATCGCCTTTATAATTTTACTATTATTAGCATTAACCTCGCCAATGTGTGTACGTCGTAAAATGCAGAGGAATTGGCAAAAATTACATAATTTCATATACCTAGCTGCAGTATTAACCCCCGTTCATTATTATCTGTCGGTGAAGTCTGGCTGGATAGAACCCATTATATATGCTTTTTTAGTGATACTCCTGCTATCTAGTAGACGAAAATAG